In Vicia villosa cultivar HV-30 ecotype Madison, WI unplaced genomic scaffold, Vvil1.0 ctg.000009F_1_1_2_unsc, whole genome shotgun sequence, one DNA window encodes the following:
- the LOC131621508 gene encoding uncharacterized protein LOC131621508 produces MVQLSDGTHAHTELKPCSSSASLLVPASSSLDLYQPSDQTLPLIGKLNNGYDYPPTIQLSGVHKQHNKQDPLDEKVRGEEKESGDNKSNHISKGDILLDSQLFPSSTTFAQDGRWCEGEKAIPLKKRKGRLENVGVESNDSKKPKSKMKTKLNKRCCMRKDNDEDEKSEAKVNDIKKRVTKRGSALMEGSRCSRVNGRGWRCCQQTLVGYSLCEHHLGKGRLRSMTSVRNRSIGVSTTITTTAPNNDVDRDTSASSSNSDIVRKIASGNDIVDKLKNDGAEKKPVIMIKKRMKLGMVKARSMSSLLGQTDNKVVIVEENNKWKRDAMMGG; encoded by the exons ATGGTGCAACTCAGCGACGGCACTCATGCTCACACAGAACTAAAACCTTGTTCTTCTTCAGCTTCGTTGCTTGTTCCAGCTAGTTCGAGCTTGGATCTTTATCAGCCGTCTGATCAAACACTCCCACTGATCGGGAAACTAAACAACGGCTACGATTATCCACCCACCATCCAACTAAGTGGGGTACACAAACAGCACAACAAGCAAGATCCTTTG GATGAGAAGGTTAGAGGGGAAGAGAAAGAGAGTGGAGACAACAAAAGTAATCATATCAG CAAAGGAGATATCTTGCTTGATTCTCAACTCTTTCCATCATCAACTACTTTTGCTCAAG ATGGGAGATGGTGCGAGGGAGAGAAAGCTATTCcattaaagaaaaggaaaggaaggTTAGAGAATGTTGGTGTGGAGAGTAATGATAGTAAGAAACCGAAGAGTAAGATGAAGACGAAGCTGAATAAGAGATGTTGTATGAGAAAAGACAACGATGAAGATGAAAAAAGCGAAGCAAAAGTAAATGATATTAAGAAGAGGGTGACAAAAAGGGGAAGTGCACTAATGGAAGGTTCGCGGTGCAGTCGTGTTAATGGAAGAGGATGGAGGTGTTGTCAACAAACACTAGTTGGTTATTCTCTTTGTGAGCATCATTTAGGGAAAGGAAGGTTGAGAAGCATGACAAGTGTTAGAAATAGATCTATCGGAGTTTCTACTACTATTACTACTACTGCACCAAACAATGATGTTGATAGAGATACTAGTGCTTCATCATCTAATTCTGATATTGTAAGGAAAATCGCTTCTGGGAATGATATTGTTGATAAGTTGAAGAATGATGGTGCTGAGAAGAAGCCAGTGATAATGATTAAGAAGAGAATGAAACTTGGAATGGTTAAAGCAAGATCCATGAGCAGCTTATTGGGACAGACAGACAACAAGGTTGTTATAGTTGAAGAGAATAACAA GTGGAAGAGAGATGCTATGATGGGAGGATAA
- the LOC131621505 gene encoding uncharacterized protein LOC131621505 — MDSTQKNSLVSHFSHPHLLQHTTTPSTKNITCFGCNQTITHEQHYYVCKTCPFSLHNICYKTPLITNHPSHPSHDLFLLVIPSSSSPATKSTFNCMACKQHATGFCYHCAECNIFFHSICITLPLSLSIAQHPHKMKLEFSPPYDFFCDLCDKPSYKGWLYRCNMCEFDIHVDCADKNIGGAVRIDSAVSGWNKKLFSPLKKHSTINGKKTMMELGLQETELITSTHSVSLEILDGITPLRDKMTPLSDDTSPLTSSNQFSDSYFSIDLNKSYSTNHDRRGQVRKEVNNDYISQSAVSSNSGQGDEDTIGVVDYWLKNHSHKDKVNNAALFKGGSGSEDSSQKVLMKNPKERFAKWSAKDQTTSKAEAENNSHSGWRKLLSCCL; from the exons ATGGATTCAACACAAAAAAACTCACTAGTTTCACACTTTAGCCATCCACATCTCTTGCAACACACAACCACACCCTCAACAAAAAACATAACCTGCTTTGGTTGCAACCAAACAATCACACATGAACAACATTACTACGTCTGCAAAACATGTCCATTCTCTCTCCACAATATCTGTTACAAAACACCCTTAATCACAAACCACCCTTCACATCCAAGTCACGATCTCTTCCTCCTCGTCATACCTTCGTCTTCATCGCCTGCTACGAAATCCACCTTCAACTGCATGGCATGCAAGCAACACGCCACTGGTTTCTGCTACCATTGTGCCGAATGCAACATTTTCTTTCATTCTATATGTATCACACTTCCTCTCTCGCTTTCGATCGCGCAACATCCACACAAAATGAAGCTTGAGTTTTCTCCGCCTTATGATTTCTTTTGTGATCTGTGTGACAAGCCTAGTTACAAAGGGTGGCTCTATAGGTGCAACATGTGTGAATTTGATATACATGTAGATTGTGCAGACAAGAATATTGGTGGTGCAGTTAGAATTGATAGTGCGGTTTCTGGATGGAATAAGAAATTGTTTAGTCCATTGAAAAAACATAGCACAATCAATGGGAAAAAAACTATGATGGAACTTGGACTACAAGAAACCGAACTAATTACAAGTACTCATTCTGTTTCTTTGGAAATTTTGGATGGAATAACTCCACTTCGCGATAAAATGACTCCTCTTTCTGATGATACAAGTCCACTAACATCAAGTAACCAATTTAGTGACTCGTATTTTTCAATAGATTTGAATAAGTCTTATTCGACAAATCATGATCGTAGAGGTCAGGTACGAAAAGAAGTTAATAATGATTATATTAGTCAAAGTGCCGTATCAAGCAATTCAGGGCAAGGCGATGAAGATACAATCGGTGTAGTTGATTATTGGCTAAAAAATCATTCGCACAAAGATAAGGTGAATAATGCAGCACTTTTCAAAGGAGGTAGTGGTTCTGAAGATTCAAGTCAAAAAGTGTTGATGAAAAATCCTAAAGAAAGATTTGCTAAATGGTCTGCTAAAGATCAAACTACAAGCAAAGCCGAGGCA GAAAATAACAGCCATTCAGGTTGGAGGAAGTTGCTATCTTGTTGCCTTTAG